In Quercus robur chromosome 11, dhQueRobu3.1, whole genome shotgun sequence, the following proteins share a genomic window:
- the LOC126705046 gene encoding receptor-like protein 7, giving the protein MEVSFSCNMLMRFLYIISLFHLMHSSPSRQLCHENERSALLQYKESFIINKSVSFYDPIANHRVESWKLEGEKSDCCSWDGVDCDEDTGHVIGLDLANSCLYGSINSNSTLFHLVHLQSLNLANNNLNYSQIPYEVGNLLKLTYLNLSSSMFSGQIPFEISKLSQLSSLDLCCNYDYDLPLGKYLLQFKELGLTSLVRNLTRIEYLDLSGVNIFSTVPNIFANLSTLRSLYLHDCGMHEEFPKGIFKLPNLLVLDMKYNEVLTGSWPDFQNWSSPLEDMTLAGTSFSGELPASMGNLGSLIALDMWNCNISGSIPFSIGNLTNLSYLKLSQNTLVGNIPSSIGNLIQFMFLDCYANQVTGPIPFELANMTQLTTLSLGKNQLTSSIPFGLAKTQLSFLYLGFNGLTGPIPFDLTNLTRLTILGLGNNKLTGQIPFELAKLTQLTIFALSNNLLTGPILFELANLTQLTSLSMSYNRLTGPIPFGLRKLTQLNNLDLAGNKFHGQFPILIFNLKNLKAPDISDNHLSGIRWICNMTSLDFIDVSDNYFSGSLPQCLHNMLQGSKLRMISLRGNKFHGLLPRSLANCTMLEAIDVSNNQFNDIFPSWLGNLPNLKLLLLQ; this is encoded by the coding sequence ATGGaggtttctttttcttgcaaCATGTTGATGCGCTTCCTTTACATAATCTCTTTGTTTCATCTTATGCATTCGTCTCCTTCCAGGCAACTCTGCCATGAAAATGAGAGGTCAGCCTTGTTGCAATACAAGGAAAGCTTTATCATAAACAAGTCTGTCTCTTTCTATGATCCTATTGCAAATCATAGGGTTGAATCTTGGAAACTAGAAGGAGAAAAAAGTGATTGCTGCTCTTGGGATGGTGTTGACTGTGATGAGGACACAGGTCATGTGATTGGCCTTGACCTCGCAAACAGTTGTCTCTATGGTTCAATCAACTCCAACAGTACTCTCTTCCATCTTGTTCACCTTCAAAGCCTTAACCTCGCTAACAACAACTTAAACTACTCTCAAATCCCATACGAGGTAGGCAACCTTTTAAAACTGACATatctcaatctctcttcttctaTGTTTTCTGGTCAAATcccatttgaaatttcaaagctGTCCCAATTGTCATCCCTAGATCTGTGTTGCAATTATGATTATGATTTGCCTTTAGGCAAATACCTCCTGCAATTCAAAGAGTTAGGCTTAACAAGCCTAGTTAGAAATTTAACCCGCATAGAATATCTTGATCTGAGTGGGGTGAACATATTCTCCACGGTGCCTAATATCTTTGCAAACTTGTCCACTTTAAGGTCCCTTTATCTTCATGACTGTGGAATGCATGAGGAATTTCCTAAAGGCATCTTTAAGCTACCAAATTTACTGGTTCTTGACATGAAGTATAACGAAGTTCTCACTGGTTCTTGGCCTGACTTTCAAAATTGGAGCTCTCCCCTTGAGGATATGACCCTTGCAGGTACTAGTTTCTCTGGTGAGCTACCAGCTTCAATGGGAAATCTCGGCTCCCTGATTGCTTTGGACATGTGGAATTGCAACATCTCAGGGTCCATTCCTTTTTCAATCGGTAACCTCACAAATCTCAGTTACCTTAAGCTTTCACAAAACACTTTGGTTGGTAACATTCCATCTTCAATTGGAAATCTTATCCAATTTATGTTTCTAGACTGCTACGCTAATCAAGTGACTGGTCCAATCCCTTTTGAGCTTGCAAACATGACACAATTGACTACTCTTAGCTTAGGAAAAAATCAATTAACCAGTTCAATCCCTTTTGGGCTTGCAAAGACACAACTAAGTTTCCTTTACTTGGGTTTTAATGGATTAACTGGTCCAATCCCTTTTGATCTTACAAACCTAACACGACTAACCATCCTTGGCTTGGGCAACAATAAATTGACTGGTCAAATCCCTTTTGAGCTTGCAAAACTAACGCAATTAACTATCTTTGCCTTGTCAAACAATCTTTTAACTGGTCCAATTCTTTTTGAGCTTGCAAACCTAACACAATTGACTAGCCTTAGCATGAGCTATAATCGATTAACTGGTCCAATTCCTTTCGGGCTTAGGAAGCTAACACAATTAAATAACTTGGATCTTGCAGGCAATAAATTTCATGGTCAGTTTCCAATCTTAATTTTCAATCTAAAGAATCTTAAGGCTCCTGATATTTCTGATAATCACCTCAGTGGTATTAGGTGGATATGCAACATGACTTCTCTTGATTTCATTGATGTTTCTGATAACTATTTTAGTGGCTCACTTCCTCAATGCTTGCACAATATGCTCCAAGGAAGCAAATTGAGAATGATTAGTTTGAGAGGAAACAAATTCCACGGATTGTTACCAAGATCATTAGCCAATTGTACAATGCTAGAGGCCATTGATGTTAGTAACAACCAATTCAATGACATTTTTCCCTCTTGGTTGGGAAATCTTCCAAATTTAAAGCTTCTCCTCTTGCAATGA
- the LOC126705047 gene encoding receptor-like protein 9DC3, which yields MVYHKVQQSFRAIDMSSNKFVGEIPESVGDLRGLHMLNISNNILTGHIPPSLGNLTRLESLDLSQNKLSGEISQQLTQLTFLEWFNVSHNNLTGSIPHGKQFDTFENSSFQGNLGLCGNPLSKKCWNFDSSPPSPSISEQSQDSSGFLFDFGWKIVLVGYGFGLINGVIIGNIVVTKKQDWFMKTFGMKQWRRRNMRREPRN from the coding sequence ATGGTATACCACAAGGTCCAACAATCCTTTAGAGCCATCGATATGTCAAGCAATAAGTTTGTTGGAGAGATTCCAGAATCTGTTGGAGATCTAAGAGGGCTTCATATGCTTAATATTTCCAATAATATTCTCACTGGACACATTCCACCATCTCTAGGGAATCTTACAAGGCTAGAATCATTAGACCTTTCTCAAAATAAGCTTTCAGGGGAGATTTCACAACAATTAACACAACTTACTTTTCTTGAATGGTTCAATGTTTCTCATAACAATCTCACTGGCTCTATACCACATGGGAAACAATTTGACACATTTGAAAATAGTTCGTTTCAAGGAAATTTAGGCTTGTGTGGGAATCCATTATCAAAGAAATGTTGGAATTTTGATTCTTCACCACCTTCACCTTCAATTTCTGAACAAAGTCAGGACTCATCTGGGTTTCTCTTTGATTTTGGTTGGAAAATAGTTCTTGTTGGGTATGGATTTGGACTTATCAACGGAGTGATAATTGGCAATATTGTGGTAACAAAAAAACAGGATTGGTTCATGAAGACCTTTGGAATGAAGCAATGGAGACGAAGGAACATGAGAAGGGAACCTAGAAACTGA